A single window of Salvia splendens isolate huo1 chromosome 8, SspV2, whole genome shotgun sequence DNA harbors:
- the LOC121745254 gene encoding mitogen-activated protein kinase homolog NTF6-like, with the protein MEREREKEKENEIESNASAVQVKGVPIHGGRFIQYNVLGNLFEVPSKYAPPITPVGRGAYGLVCSATNAETMEEVAIKRIANAFDNRIDAKRTLREIKLLTHMDHENVIKIKDIIRPPDKADFNDVYIAYELMDTDLHQIICSTQELTEDHCQYFLYQLLRGLKYVHSAGVLHRDLKPSNLLLNSNCDLKICDFGLARTSTETDLMTEYVVTRWYRAPELLLNCSEYTAAIDMWSVGCILMEIIKREPLFPGKDYIQQLGLITELLGSPEDSDLGFLRSENAQRYIKQLPHVPKQPFSEKFPGVSPVAIDLAGRMLVFDPAKRISVEEALNHPFLSSLHEINEEPTCPSPFVFDFEQSSLSEEDIKELILVESLKFNPE; encoded by the exons AtggaaagggaaagggaaaaggaaaaggaaaacgAAATCGAATCCAATGCTTCAGCTGTCCAAGTGAAAGGCGTTCCAATCCATGGCGGAAGATTCATTCAGTACAACGTCCTCGGCAACCTCTTCGAGGTCCCATCCAAATACGCACCGCCGATTACTCCCGTCGGCCGCGGCGCTTACGGTCTCGTTTG CTCTGCTACCAATGCCGAGACGATGGAGGAGGTGGCGATTAAGAGAATCGCGAATGCGTTCGATAACAGGATTGATGCAAAACGGACTCTGCGCGAGATCAAGCTGCTTACACACATGGATCATGAAAAT GTTATCAAAATTAAGGATATTATTCGACCACCAGATAAAGCGGATTTTAATGATGTTTACATTGCTTACGAGTTAATGGATACTGATCTACACCAGATAATATGCTCGACGCAGGAACTAACTGAGGATCATTGCCAA TATTTCCTGTATCAGTTACTGAGGGGGCTTAAATATGTTCATTCTGCTGGTGTTCTCCACCGAGATCTGAAGCCCAGCAATTTACTCCTGAATTCTAACTGTGATCTCAAGATTTGTGACTTTGGACTTGCAAGAACCAGCACAGAGACAGATTTAATGACCGAGTATGTTGTAACCCGATGGTATCGAGCTCCTGAATTATTACTCAACTGTTCCGAGTATACTGCAGCAATAGATATGTGGTCAGTTGGTTGCATATTGATGGAGATCATTAAAAGAGAACCTCTTTTCCCGGGCAAAGACTACATCCAGCAGCTGGGGCTGATAACTGAG CTATTGGGTTCCCCAGAAGATTCTGATCTTGGATTTTTAAGGAGTGAGAATGCTCAAAGGTACatcaagcagcttcctcatgtacCCAAGCAACCCTTTTCTGAGAAGTTTCCAGGTGTATCCCCTGTCGCGATAGATCTTGCAGGGAGGATGCTCGTGTTTGATCCAGCTAAACGTATTTCTG TTGAGGAAGCACTGAATCATCCATTTTTATCAAGTCTCCATGAGATCAACGAGGAGCCTACTTGCCCTTCTCCCTTTGTGTTCGATTTTGAACAATCGTCCTTAAGTGAAGAGGACATAAAGGAGCTAATACTGGTGGAGTCTCTCAAGTTCAACCCAGAATAG